From Actinosynnema mirum DSM 43827, a single genomic window includes:
- a CDS encoding PspC domain-containing protein, with product MTNNSLNDAAAKLGEATAQATTKVKQFRRSRTDRMIAGVCGGAAKMLGIDAALLRILLVAATLFGVGAGAILYLAAWIFVPEEA from the coding sequence ATGACGAACAACTCGCTCAACGACGCAGCCGCCAAGCTCGGCGAGGCCACCGCGCAGGCCACCACCAAGGTCAAGCAGTTCCGCCGCAGCCGCACCGACCGCATGATCGCCGGCGTGTGCGGTGGCGCGGCGAAGATGCTCGGCATCGACGCCGCGCTGCTCCGCATCCTGCTCGTCGCCGCCACGCTGTTCGGCGTGGGCGCGGGCGCGATCCTCTACCTCGCCGCGTGGATCTTCGTGCCCGAGGAGGCGTGA